The Streptomyces sp. NBC_01244 genome contains a region encoding:
- a CDS encoding papain-like cysteine protease family protein, translating to MRHTKRRLTLAAFVTALLLALPTAAATAADAAAGTGTTTATSSSAAAPAESTALASKRLNITMQAQQKTNWCWAAGGNTIATWFGRTYSQNQFCNAAFNRQQGYDCPNNQATLGNVQTGLRWAGINSGSYVNGWLQYSTVQTEINANRPIETRIQWSNGGGHMHVIYGYDTANSWVYWGDPWPSSDRYNWASHAWYVDNSTFSWTHSLYRIGA from the coding sequence ATGCGCCACACAAAGCGGCGGCTCACCCTCGCCGCCTTCGTCACCGCCCTGCTCCTCGCCCTGCCCACCGCTGCCGCCACCGCCGCCGATGCCGCCGCCGGTACGGGCACCACGACCGCCACCTCTTCCTCAGCCGCCGCACCCGCCGAGAGCACGGCCCTGGCGTCGAAGCGGCTGAACATCACCATGCAGGCCCAGCAGAAGACCAACTGGTGCTGGGCCGCCGGCGGGAACACCATCGCCACCTGGTTCGGCCGCACCTACAGCCAGAACCAGTTCTGCAACGCCGCCTTCAACCGCCAGCAGGGCTACGACTGCCCCAACAACCAAGCCACCCTCGGCAACGTGCAGACCGGCCTGCGCTGGGCCGGCATCAACTCCGGCTCCTACGTGAACGGCTGGCTCCAGTACTCCACCGTCCAGACCGAGATCAACGCCAACCGCCCGATCGAGACCCGTATCCAGTGGTCCAACGGCGGTGGCCACATGCACGTGATCTACGGCTACGACACGGCGAACAGCTGGGTGTACTGGGGAGACCCGTGGCCCTCCAGCGACCGCTACAACTGGGCCTCCCACGCCTGGTACGTGGACAACAGCACCTTCTCCTGGACCCACTCGCTCTACCGGATCGGGGCGTGA